In a genomic window of Nesterenkonia halotolerans:
- a CDS encoding LuxR C-terminal-related transcriptional regulator: protein MLEELAKNAQHPTWERFATTMDDDVSVLMVHAPDGIGASWFTNSWRPGEDRRTTHVPADSYPQTASQLQLPESQSGTETASATVLLLESARFRWELLAETQWRMASAEDLLLSPAEIAELVSRIHALQDYAAISETSALEQAHRIYRATGGWLEPSLVLINDPAHTVQAQEMVLPFVARWVERVEAGQAIAMASYLPTITAASLDALFSEVSDEATTIEAMTTAGILREDSEGEYFLPEMIRGALQRLIRQDDPVAAEELTVAAMKTTTRSAGVELVLEQAHRRRKWQAFTHILGERWPDLFTSDARKINQLISLLPRRVVVSAFGDVAGVALRMAMGAGRDRMTFLLPSTEPHYPSDPVARRLREKSERLAADPDVQALTVGLLETGHLRLVGLYAHSDEAAGRLRQTLDQAMSLRPVRPLMASVVELQAGMSLHIGGSYLKAKHAYEAALYWAGGAESFFQHANATANLALLAAQGGYTADARQWLHQHDETIIHVGWGKNMVARGADLARVLIALTELDLPTADDMLNTLPSQPDTDELWPAHAYAIALRNILAGRAHEAVNTTTRMRKDRPYASQSALAEQLLSLADHLALLHSPTTQGAVSPRESVGAHQSRFFEVLHKLLLGDFDSAQTLLQAIPLTELGPRWRNITGSLYPLFDLHPPIPQPASLAKEVSEDSAELLDVVIPYLTGALEESGDINLLSTEQQQRLAQLPRITLQRAARPPLTTRELEILHLLRLGKTRRDIAALEHRSENTVKAQIRSLYQKLDANSLDEALDAALKWGF from the coding sequence ATGCTCGAGGAGTTGGCGAAGAATGCTCAGCATCCGACGTGGGAACGCTTCGCTACCACGATGGATGACGATGTCTCCGTGCTGATGGTTCATGCGCCCGACGGCATTGGGGCATCATGGTTTACCAACTCGTGGCGCCCGGGCGAAGACAGAAGAACGACCCACGTCCCCGCGGATTCGTATCCGCAGACGGCCTCGCAGCTGCAGCTGCCTGAATCACAGTCCGGCACAGAGACCGCGTCGGCCACTGTTCTTCTGTTGGAATCCGCTCGTTTCCGGTGGGAACTTCTCGCAGAAACCCAATGGCGAATGGCCAGCGCAGAGGACCTGCTCCTCAGTCCTGCGGAGATCGCCGAGCTCGTCTCCAGGATTCACGCACTTCAGGACTACGCTGCAATCAGCGAGACCTCTGCACTTGAACAGGCCCACCGCATTTATCGCGCGACAGGTGGGTGGCTGGAGCCTTCGCTGGTGTTGATCAATGACCCGGCCCACACCGTGCAAGCCCAAGAGATGGTGCTTCCGTTCGTCGCGCGCTGGGTAGAGCGCGTCGAGGCAGGCCAAGCGATCGCTATGGCGTCCTACCTGCCGACGATTACCGCGGCGTCCCTCGACGCTCTTTTCTCTGAAGTTTCCGACGAGGCAACCACCATCGAGGCGATGACGACCGCTGGCATCCTGCGGGAGGACTCGGAGGGTGAGTATTTCCTTCCCGAGATGATCCGTGGTGCTTTGCAACGGCTTATCCGCCAAGATGATCCGGTTGCTGCGGAAGAACTCACCGTCGCGGCGATGAAAACCACAACCAGGTCAGCGGGTGTGGAACTCGTTCTGGAACAAGCACATAGAAGGCGCAAGTGGCAGGCCTTTACCCACATCCTCGGGGAACGCTGGCCTGACTTGTTCACCTCTGATGCACGCAAGATCAATCAGCTGATCTCGCTGCTGCCACGCCGCGTCGTGGTGTCCGCCTTTGGAGATGTGGCCGGGGTCGCTCTACGAATGGCCATGGGCGCCGGCAGAGATCGCATGACCTTCCTCCTTCCCAGCACCGAGCCCCACTACCCCTCTGACCCCGTGGCCCGTCGATTGCGGGAAAAAAGCGAGAGACTCGCCGCCGATCCAGACGTCCAGGCACTGACGGTAGGTCTGCTCGAGACAGGACACCTACGGCTCGTCGGTCTCTACGCGCACTCCGATGAAGCCGCCGGACGTCTGCGCCAGACCCTGGACCAGGCCATGAGCCTGCGTCCAGTCAGGCCGCTGATGGCCAGCGTGGTCGAACTCCAGGCCGGCATGTCCCTCCATATAGGGGGCAGCTATCTTAAGGCCAAACATGCCTACGAGGCCGCTCTCTATTGGGCGGGTGGCGCCGAGAGCTTCTTCCAGCACGCCAACGCCACAGCAAATCTCGCACTGCTTGCCGCCCAAGGCGGGTACACCGCAGATGCCCGTCAGTGGCTGCACCAGCACGATGAAACGATCATCCATGTCGGATGGGGCAAGAATATGGTGGCCCGAGGCGCTGACCTCGCACGAGTGTTGATCGCTCTGACCGAGCTGGACCTCCCCACGGCGGACGACATGCTCAACACTTTGCCCTCTCAGCCCGATACCGACGAGCTATGGCCCGCACACGCCTACGCCATCGCCCTCAGGAACATCCTCGCCGGCAGAGCCCACGAGGCCGTAAACACGACAACGCGCATGCGCAAAGACCGTCCCTACGCGTCCCAGTCGGCACTGGCAGAACAACTCCTCAGTCTCGCGGACCACCTCGCGCTCCTGCACTCCCCCACTACGCAAGGTGCAGTCTCGCCGCGCGAAAGCGTGGGGGCTCACCAAAGCAGGTTCTTCGAAGTTCTGCACAAGCTTCTTCTCGGAGATTTCGACAGCGCACAGACGCTCCTGCAAGCGATTCCACTCACCGAGCTAGGACCTCGCTGGCGCAACATCACCGGAAGCCTCTACCCGTTGTTCGACCTGCATCCCCCGATACCGCAACCCGCCTCATTGGCGAAAGAAGTCTCGGAGGACTCCGCGGAGCTCCTCGACGTGGTCATCCCCTATCTCACCGGGGCACTCGAGGAGTCCGGGGACATCAACCTGCTCTCCACGGAACAACAACAACGGCTAGCCCAGCTCCCTCGTATTACTCTGCAACGAGCCGCTCGCCCACCACTCACCACCAGAGAACTCGAGATCCTCCACTTACTCAGACTCGGCAAAACCCGCCGAGACATCGCTGCACTCGAGCACCGCTCCGAGAACACGGTGAAGGCCCAGATACGCAGTCTCTACCAGAAGCTCGACGCCAATTCACTGGACGAAGCGTTGGATGCAGCACTGAAGTGGGGCTTCTAA
- a CDS encoding phospholipase D-like domain-containing protein has protein sequence MRHPRSTRRPGHTRVFPITLRTLAATAAAVPTLAAASVVAVDLVKRRGRKQRRAPRPGTFQAQAEESQLSIYTDGASLYDDMIAAIDSAEHSIFMETYIWKNDEVGQRFIDAFNAAARRGVDTYVIYDGFANLVVPSAFYRQLEDSVHVFRLPAVGRKVWKGPLRYTGMNHSKVLVVDDTTGFVGGYNIGSLFAREWRDTHLREVGPAAWGLRQTIARKWNEDRPAEEQVPWIPPTSWDPTVRVAANLPVDLVYPIRNMYLKAIERSQHHVWISTPYFIPDQQILRALKRAAERGVDVRVMVPKASNHVLGDWVSRGFYGAMLDSGITILLYATSMMHSKTATIDGQWSTVGTANIDRLSLSFNYESNVEIIDPGFAAEMEKVFHSDAEHCEVVDPHAWRDRNPMARVTEFALIPFRPVL, from the coding sequence ATGAGGCATCCCCGGTCCACACGCCGCCCCGGCCACACCCGCGTCTTTCCCATCACCCTGCGGACCCTGGCGGCCACCGCCGCCGCGGTGCCCACTCTCGCCGCCGCCTCGGTCGTGGCAGTGGACCTCGTCAAGCGCAGAGGTCGTAAACAGCGCAGGGCTCCACGGCCAGGGACCTTCCAGGCCCAGGCCGAGGAATCGCAGCTGAGCATCTACACCGATGGCGCCTCGCTGTATGACGACATGATCGCAGCCATCGATTCGGCCGAGCACTCCATCTTCATGGAGACCTACATCTGGAAGAACGACGAGGTCGGACAGCGCTTCATCGACGCATTCAATGCGGCGGCCCGTCGCGGGGTCGATACCTATGTGATCTACGACGGCTTCGCGAACCTCGTGGTGCCCAGCGCCTTCTATCGCCAGCTGGAGGATTCCGTCCATGTCTTCCGGCTGCCGGCAGTGGGCAGGAAGGTCTGGAAGGGACCGCTGCGCTATACCGGAATGAATCACTCCAAGGTCCTGGTGGTCGATGACACGACCGGGTTCGTGGGTGGATACAACATCGGCTCCCTCTTCGCCCGCGAGTGGCGAGACACCCATCTGCGCGAGGTGGGCCCGGCAGCCTGGGGTCTGCGCCAGACGATCGCACGGAAGTGGAATGAGGACCGGCCAGCCGAGGAGCAGGTCCCCTGGATTCCGCCGACCAGCTGGGACCCCACCGTCCGAGTGGCGGCGAACCTGCCCGTGGACCTGGTGTATCCCATTCGGAACATGTACCTCAAGGCGATCGAGCGGTCCCAGCACCACGTCTGGATCTCTACCCCGTACTTCATTCCCGACCAGCAGATCCTGCGGGCTCTGAAGCGGGCAGCGGAGCGGGGCGTGGATGTGCGCGTGATGGTGCCGAAGGCCTCGAACCACGTGCTCGGCGACTGGGTCTCGCGAGGATTCTACGGAGCGATGCTGGACTCTGGAATCACGATCCTGCTCTACGCCACATCTATGATGCACTCCAAGACCGCCACGATCGATGGTCAGTGGTCCACTGTGGGCACAGCCAATATCGACAGACTCTCGCTGTCTTTCAACTACGAATCCAATGTGGAGATCATTGATCCCGGGTTCGCCGCTGAGATGGAGAAGGTCTTCCACAGCGACGCCGAGCACTGTGAGGTTGTGGACCCCCACGCCTGGCGTGATCGCAACCCCATGGCGCGGGTGACCGAGTTCGCACTGATCCCCTTCCGACCGGTGCTCTGA